A section of the Oncorhynchus keta strain PuntledgeMale-10-30-2019 chromosome 15, Oket_V2, whole genome shotgun sequence genome encodes:
- the LOC118395181 gene encoding uncharacterized protein LOC118395181 isoform X2: MSSLVAVRCPAWWQCDVRPGGSAMSGLVAVRCPAWWQCDVRPGGSAMSGLVAVRCPAWWQCDVRPGGSAMSGLVAVRCPAWWQCDVRPGGSAMSGLVAVRCPAWWQCDVRPGGSAMSGLVAVRCQAWWQCDVRPGGSAMSGLVAVRCLAWWQCDVWPGGSAMPGLVAVRCLAWWQCDVRPGGSAMSGLVAVRCQAWWQCDVRPGGSAMSGLVAVRCPAWWQCDVQPGGSAISGLVAVRCLAWWQCDVWPGGSAMSGLVAVRCLAWWQCDVWPGGSAMSGLVAVRCQAWWQCDVRPGGSAMSGLVAVRCQAWWQCDVRPGGSAMSSLVAVRCHVYYTCLFFSMAGSQTPTLSTKAQRGP, translated from the coding sequence ATGTCCAGCCTGGTGGCAGTGCGATGTCCAGCCTGGTGGCAGTGCGATGTCAGGCCTGGTGGCAGTGCGATGTCCGGCCTGGTGGCAGTGCGATGTCCGGCCTGGTGGCAGTGCGATGTCCGGCCTGGTGGCAGTGCGATGTCCGGCCTGGTGGCAGTGCGATGTCCGGCCTGGTGGCAGTGCGATGTCAGGCCTGGTGGCAGTGCGATGTCCGGCCTGGTGGCAGTGCGATGTCCGGCCTGGTGGCAGTGCGATGTCAGGCCTGGTGGCAGTGCGATGTCCGGCCTGGTGGCAGTGCGATGTCCGGCCTGGTGGCAGTGCGATGTCCGGCCTGGTGGCAGTGCGATGTCAGGCCTGGTGGCAGTGCGATGTCAGGCCTGGTGGCAGTGCGATGTCAGGCCTGGTGGCAGTGCGATGTCAGGCCTGGTGGCAGTGCGATGTCTGGCCTGGTGGCAGTGCGATGTCTGGCCTGGTGGCAGTGCGATGCCTGGCCTGGTGGCAGTGCGATGCCTGGCCTGGTGGCAGTGCGATGTCAGGCCTGGTGGCAGTGCGATGTCTGGCCTGGTGGCAGTGCGATGTCAGGCCTGGTGGCAGTGCGATGTCAGGCCTGGTGGCAGTGCGATGTCCGGCCTGGTGGCAGTGCGATGTCCTGCCTGGTGGCAGTGCGATGTCCAGCCTGGTGGCAGTGCGATTTCAGGCCTGGTGGCAGTGCGATGTCTGGCCTGGTGGCAGTGCGATGTCTGGCCTGGTGGCAGTGCGATGTCAGGCCTGGTGGCAGTGCGATGTCTGGCCTGGTGGCAGTGCGATGTCTGGCCTGGTGGCAGTGCGATGTCTGGCCTGGTGGCAGTGCGATGTCAGGCCTGGTGGCAGTGCGATGTCAGGCCTGGTGGCAGTGCGATGTCCGGCCTGGTGGCAGTGCGATGTCAGGCCTGGTGGCAGTGCGATGTCAGGCCTGGTGGCAGTGCGATGTCCAGCCTGGTGGCAGTGCGATGTCATGTTTACTATACGTGTCTTTTTTTTTCCATGGCAGGTTCACAAACACCAACATTATCCACAAAGGCCCAGAGGGGACCATGA
- the cdc7 gene encoding cell division cycle 7-related protein kinase isoform X2: MEVIPSVCDDSNSTESQVKADKHIGRRKLSMDVENDIEYLYEAVPQLSTVFHILDKIGEGTFSSVYLGEALMANGTKEKFALKHLIPTSHPVRIAAELQCLTVAGGKENVMGVTYCFRKDDHCVIVMPYMEHQTFVDIIGLLSFEEVRQYIYHLLKALRHVHQFGIIHRDIKPTNFLYNRQEKMFALVDFGLAQGTTDTQIELLKEFSGLCKAPRAIFGERNLNSFTSVPTKTTDPKLELVKPTKTEDPATRKFISAHRRPVPVRTPVSNQRPNQRMTPAAVNLGFTCNCYSTDRVCNICMSRKQQVAPRAGTPGFRAPEVLTKCPNQGTAIDIWSAGVILLSLLSGRYPFFKASDDLIALTQIMTIRGSRETIQAAMTFGKSVVCSRELPRQDLRTLCETLRGRRPSPDDEATPHPHRDTTTRHHRTHDSPISTHHPGEPSRQHHPEEDQTLAEPEAQDERGWDSVPDEAYDLLDRLLDLNPAKRITAAQALQHPLFTDL, encoded by the exons ATGGAAGTCATTCCCTCTGTCTGCGATGACAGCAACAGCACAGAAAGTCAAGTCAAAGCTGACAAGCACATTGGAAGGAGAAAACTATCAA TGGATGTGGAGAATGACATTGAGTACCTCTACGAAGCTGTTCCTCAGCTGTCCACAGTTTTCCACATTTTAGACAAAATTGGGGAAG GTACTTTCAGTTCAGTGTACCTGGGTGAGGCTCTGATGGCCAATGGGACGAAAGAGAAATTTGCCCTGAAGCACCTCATCCCCACCAGTCACCCTGTGAGGATCGCTGCAGAGCTCCAATGCCTCACTGTGGCTGG TGGAAAAGAAAACGTCATGGGTGTGACCTACTGCTTCAGAAAGGATGATCACTGTGTGATTGTTATGCCTTATATGGAGCATCAAACCTTTGTG GATATCATTGGCCTGCTGAGTTTCGAGGAGGTGCGTCAGTATATCTACCACCTGCTGAAAGCTCTCCGACATGTCCACCAGTTTGGCATCATCCACCGTGACATCAAGCCCACCAACTTCCTTTACAACCGGCAGGAGAAGAT GTTTGCCCTGGTGGACTTTGGGCTGGCACAGGGCACGACCGACACCCAGATCGAGCTGTTGAAG gagTTCTCAGGTCTGTGTAAAGCACCGCGGGCCATATTTGGAGAGAGGAATCTGAATAGCTTCACCTCAGTCCCCACCAAAACCACTGACCCCAAGTTAGAG CTGGTGAAGCCCACTAAAACAGAGGACCCTGCCACACGCAAGTTTATCTCTGCCCACCGGCGCCCAGTACCTGTCAGGACCCCTGTCAGCAACCAGAGACCCAACCAGAGGATGACCCCTGCTGCGGTGAACCTGGGCTTCACCTGCAACTGCTACTCCACCGACAGAGTCTGTAACATCTGTATGTCCAGGAAACAGCAGGTGGCTCCCAGGGCCGGAACTCCTGGCTTCAGAGCACCAGAGGTCCTGACCAAGTGTCCCAACCAGGGAACAG CCATAGACATTTGGTCAGCTGGTGTGATCCTGCTTTCCCTGCTGAGTGGCAGGTACCCCTTCTTCAAAGCCAGTGACGACCTCATTGCCCTTACACAGATCATGACCATCCGAGGCTCCAGAGAAACCATCCAGGCTGCCATGACTTTCG GTAAATCAGTGGTGTGCAGCCGTGAGCTCCCCCGGCAGGACCTGAGGACCCTGTGTGAAACCCTCAGAGGAAGGAGACCATCCCCGGACGATGAGGCCACACCACATCCCCACAGAGACACTACCACACGCCACCACCGTACCCATGACTCCCCCATTTCCACTCATCACCCTGGGGAGCCCTCTAGACAGCACCACCCAGAGGAGGACCAGACCCTAGCAGAGCCTGAGGCCCAGGATGAGAGGGGATGGGACAGCGTGCCTGACGAGGCCTACGACCTGCTGGATAGACTGCTGGACCTGAATCCAGCCAAACGCATCACAGCTGCACAGGCACTGCAGCATCCACTTTTTACTGACCTCTGA
- the LOC118394484 gene encoding zinc finger protein Gfi-1-like: MPRSFLVKSKRAHSYHQPRYLDDDYIRMDTILAHICAESKLQVEFEGNCDAQVAPNLSPESRLVHTADHSPIYPLSCEGSVCDRFSDYDDYWRPPSPSASPDSEQCFTPSADDAHPFAIPFRPYPWIAYSGSELRHLVQRTYQHNLPTTLEPDIQMGLYGSEDGATNSLIYAQRGPNTGFYRDFGSTVFPTYRMRDADQLYSDIKLKTKASEIKSESDLICSRIEPSGSYKCIKCCKVFSTPHGLEVHVRRSHSGTRPFACGLCGKTFGHAVSLEQHKGVHSQERSFNCKICDKSFKRSSTLSTHLLIHSDTRPYPCQYCGKRFHQKSDMKKHTFIHTGEKPHKCQVCGKAFSQSSNLITHSRKHTGFKPFGCGLCGKGFQRKVDMRRHKETQHGLK, from the exons ATGCCGAGGTCATTTTTGGTGAAGAGTAAACGAGCACATAGCTACCACCAACCACGATACCTGGATGATGACTACATTAGAATGGATACTATTTTAGCCCATATATGCGCAG AAAGCAAATTGCAGGTTGAGTTTGAGGGGAACTGTGACGCGCAGGTTGCACCTAACCTCTCCCCCGAATCCCGTCTGGTGCACACGGCTGACCACTCGCCCATCTACCCGCTGAGCTGCGAGGGCAGCGTGTGCGACCGCTTCTCGGACTATGACGACTACTGGCGCCCTCCATCTCCATCTGCATCACCAG ATTCGGAACAATGCTTCACTCCGTCAGCAGACGACGCTCACCCTTTCGCCATTCCATTTCGCCCTTACCCATGGATTGCCTACTCTGGCTCCGAGCTCCGGCACCTTGTGCAGCGAACATATCAACACAATCTCCCCACAACCCTGGAGCCCGACATACAGATGGGCCTCTATGGATCCGAGGATGGTGCCACCAACTCCCTCATTTACGCACAGAGGGGCCCAAACACTGGATTTTATAGGGACTTTGGGTCGACGGTGTTCCCTACCTATAGAATGCGGGACGCCGACCAGTTATATTCGGACATCAAGCTGAAGACCAAGGCCTCTGAAATCAAGTCTGAATCCGATCTCATCTGTTCCCGTATAGAACCAAGTGGATCGTACAAATGCATCAAGTGTTGCAAG GTATTCTCGACGCCGCACGGGTTAGAGGTTCACGTTCGTCGGTCGCATAGCGGTACTCGCCCCTTTGCCTGTGGATTGTGTGGGAAAACGTTTGGGCATGCAGTGAGCCTCGAACAACACAAGGGTGTTCACTCACAG GAGAGGAGCTTCAACTGTAAAATATGTGACAAAAGCTTCAAGCGCTCGTCCACGCTGTCCACGCACTTGCTTATCCACTCGGACACGCGGCCCTACCCTTGTCAGTACTGCGGGAAGAGATTCCATCAGAAGTCCGACATGAAGAAACACACCTTTATCCATACAG GTGAGAAGCCGCACAAGTGCCAGGTATGCGGGAAGGCCTTCAGTCAGAGCTCCAACCTCATCACGCACAGCCGCAAGCACACAGGCTTCAAACCTTTCGGCTGCGGCCTCTGCGGCAAAGGATTCCAAAGGAAAGTGGATATGAGGAGGCACAAGGAAACACAACATGGATTGAAATGA
- the LOC118395181 gene encoding uncharacterized protein LOC118395181 isoform X1, with the protein MSSLVAVRCQAWWQCDVRPGGSAMSGLVAVRCPAWWQCDVRPGGSAMSGLVAVRCQAWWQCDVRPGGSAMSGLVAVRCQAWWQCDVRPGGSAMSGLVAVRCPAWWQCDVRPGGSAMSGLVAVRCQAWWQCDVRPGGSAMSGLVAVRCLAWWQCDAWPGGSAMPGLVAVRCQAWWQCDVWPGGSAMSGLVAVRCQAWWQCDVRPGGSAMSCLVAVRCPAWWQCDFRPGGSAMSGLVAVRCLAWWQCDVRPGGSAMSGLVAVRCLAWWQCDVWPGGSAMSGLVAVRCQAWWQCDVRPGGSAMSGLVAVRCQAWWQCDVQPGGSAMSCLLYVSFFFHGRFTNTNIIHKGPEGTMIVMVLLNLCVCVCVCVCVCVCVCVCVCVCVCVCVCVCVCVCVCVCVCVCVCVCVMCCCRNSWRACASVGSVRDQQRKSENIVLPGGTPSQQT; encoded by the coding sequence ATGTCCAGCCTGGTGGCAGTGCGATGTCAGGCCTGGTGGCAGTGCGATGTCCGGCCTGGTGGCAGTGCGATGTCCGGCCTGGTGGCAGTGCGATGTCCGGCCTGGTGGCAGTGCGATGTCCGGCCTGGTGGCAGTGCGATGTCCGGCCTGGTGGCAGTGCGATGTCAGGCCTGGTGGCAGTGCGATGTCCGGCCTGGTGGCAGTGCGATGTCCGGCCTGGTGGCAGTGCGATGTCAGGCCTGGTGGCAGTGCGATGTCCGGCCTGGTGGCAGTGCGATGTCCGGCCTGGTGGCAGTGCGATGTCCGGCCTGGTGGCAGTGCGATGTCAGGCCTGGTGGCAGTGCGATGTCAGGCCTGGTGGCAGTGCGATGTCAGGCCTGGTGGCAGTGCGATGTCAGGCCTGGTGGCAGTGCGATGTCTGGCCTGGTGGCAGTGCGATGTCTGGCCTGGTGGCAGTGCGATGCCTGGCCTGGTGGCAGTGCGATGCCTGGCCTGGTGGCAGTGCGATGTCAGGCCTGGTGGCAGTGCGATGTCTGGCCTGGTGGCAGTGCGATGTCAGGCCTGGTGGCAGTGCGATGTCAGGCCTGGTGGCAGTGCGATGTCCGGCCTGGTGGCAGTGCGATGTCCTGCCTGGTGGCAGTGCGATGTCCAGCCTGGTGGCAGTGCGATTTCAGGCCTGGTGGCAGTGCGATGTCTGGCCTGGTGGCAGTGCGATGTCTGGCCTGGTGGCAGTGCGATGTCAGGCCTGGTGGCAGTGCGATGTCTGGCCTGGTGGCAGTGCGATGTCTGGCCTGGTGGCAGTGCGATGTCTGGCCTGGTGGCAGTGCGATGTCAGGCCTGGTGGCAGTGCGATGTCAGGCCTGGTGGCAGTGCGATGTCCGGCCTGGTGGCAGTGCGATGTCAGGCCTGGTGGCAGTGCGATGTCAGGCCTGGTGGCAGTGCGATGTCCAGCCTGGTGGCAGTGCGATGTCATGTTTACTATACGTGTCTTTTTTTTTCCATGGCAGGTTCACAAACACCAACATTATCCACAAAGGCCCAGAGGGGACCATGATCGTTATGGTGCTccttaatctgtgtgtgtgtgtgtgtgtgtgtgtgtgtgtgtgtgtgtgtgtgtgtgtgtgtgtgtgtgtgtgtgtgtgtgtgtgtgtgtgtgtgtgtgtgtgtgtgtgtgtgtgtgtgtgtgtgtgtgtgtgtgtgtgtgtgtgtgtcatgtgctGTTGCAGGAACAGCTGGAGAGCCTGTGCCTCAGTAGGATCCGTCAGGGATCAGCAGAGGAAATCAGAGAACATTGTTTTACCTGGGGGAACACCCTCTCAACAAACTTAA
- the cdc7 gene encoding cell division cycle 7-related protein kinase isoform X1 has protein sequence MEVIPSVCDDSNSTESQVKADKHIGRRKLSMDVENDIEYLYEAVPQLSTVFHILDKIGEGTFSSVYLGEALMANGTKEKFALKHLIPTSHPVRIAAELQCLTVAGGKENVMGVTYCFRKDDHCVIVMPYMEHQTFVDIIGLLSFEEVRQYIYHLLKALRHVHQFGIIHRDIKPTNFLYNRQEKMFALVDFGLAQGTTDTQIELLKVVKQNTQKGGGSTGKPETSQGKRAPTSLVPPLQSLSHPRTSAPHSSSSTSSSTSSKPPDKRVSVSTFSSTTRSKHTKEFSGLCKAPRAIFGERNLNSFTSVPTKTTDPKLELVKPTKTEDPATRKFISAHRRPVPVRTPVSNQRPNQRMTPAAVNLGFTCNCYSTDRVCNICMSRKQQVAPRAGTPGFRAPEVLTKCPNQGTAIDIWSAGVILLSLLSGRYPFFKASDDLIALTQIMTIRGSRETIQAAMTFGKSVVCSRELPRQDLRTLCETLRGRRPSPDDEATPHPHRDTTTRHHRTHDSPISTHHPGEPSRQHHPEEDQTLAEPEAQDERGWDSVPDEAYDLLDRLLDLNPAKRITAAQALQHPLFTDL, from the exons ATGGAAGTCATTCCCTCTGTCTGCGATGACAGCAACAGCACAGAAAGTCAAGTCAAAGCTGACAAGCACATTGGAAGGAGAAAACTATCAA TGGATGTGGAGAATGACATTGAGTACCTCTACGAAGCTGTTCCTCAGCTGTCCACAGTTTTCCACATTTTAGACAAAATTGGGGAAG GTACTTTCAGTTCAGTGTACCTGGGTGAGGCTCTGATGGCCAATGGGACGAAAGAGAAATTTGCCCTGAAGCACCTCATCCCCACCAGTCACCCTGTGAGGATCGCTGCAGAGCTCCAATGCCTCACTGTGGCTGG TGGAAAAGAAAACGTCATGGGTGTGACCTACTGCTTCAGAAAGGATGATCACTGTGTGATTGTTATGCCTTATATGGAGCATCAAACCTTTGTG GATATCATTGGCCTGCTGAGTTTCGAGGAGGTGCGTCAGTATATCTACCACCTGCTGAAAGCTCTCCGACATGTCCACCAGTTTGGCATCATCCACCGTGACATCAAGCCCACCAACTTCCTTTACAACCGGCAGGAGAAGAT GTTTGCCCTGGTGGACTTTGGGCTGGCACAGGGCACGACCGACACCCAGATCGAGCTGTTGAAGGTGGTGAAGCAGAATACCCAAAAGGGTGGGGGCTCCACGGGGAAACCGGAGACATCACAGGGGAAACGGGCACCAACCTCCCTAGTCCCACCTCTACAATCACTTTCACACCCCAGGACCTCAGCACCtcactcttcctcctccacctcttcttccACTTCCTCAAAACCACCAGATAAGCGGGTCTCGGTCTCCACATTTTCCTCCACCACCCGCTCTAAACACACCAAG gagTTCTCAGGTCTGTGTAAAGCACCGCGGGCCATATTTGGAGAGAGGAATCTGAATAGCTTCACCTCAGTCCCCACCAAAACCACTGACCCCAAGTTAGAG CTGGTGAAGCCCACTAAAACAGAGGACCCTGCCACACGCAAGTTTATCTCTGCCCACCGGCGCCCAGTACCTGTCAGGACCCCTGTCAGCAACCAGAGACCCAACCAGAGGATGACCCCTGCTGCGGTGAACCTGGGCTTCACCTGCAACTGCTACTCCACCGACAGAGTCTGTAACATCTGTATGTCCAGGAAACAGCAGGTGGCTCCCAGGGCCGGAACTCCTGGCTTCAGAGCACCAGAGGTCCTGACCAAGTGTCCCAACCAGGGAACAG CCATAGACATTTGGTCAGCTGGTGTGATCCTGCTTTCCCTGCTGAGTGGCAGGTACCCCTTCTTCAAAGCCAGTGACGACCTCATTGCCCTTACACAGATCATGACCATCCGAGGCTCCAGAGAAACCATCCAGGCTGCCATGACTTTCG GTAAATCAGTGGTGTGCAGCCGTGAGCTCCCCCGGCAGGACCTGAGGACCCTGTGTGAAACCCTCAGAGGAAGGAGACCATCCCCGGACGATGAGGCCACACCACATCCCCACAGAGACACTACCACACGCCACCACCGTACCCATGACTCCCCCATTTCCACTCATCACCCTGGGGAGCCCTCTAGACAGCACCACCCAGAGGAGGACCAGACCCTAGCAGAGCCTGAGGCCCAGGATGAGAGGGGATGGGACAGCGTGCCTGACGAGGCCTACGACCTGCTGGATAGACTGCTGGACCTGAATCCAGCCAAACGCATCACAGCTGCACAGGCACTGCAGCATCCACTTTTTACTGACCTCTGA
- the glmna gene encoding glomulin, FKBP associated protein a, translating to MALEQLSDVVQRCQAIQGDNYTTEDYSVFQIAGRTCLEDGESAQVLSIVLDEENKNIVRCMGWNLLGPLVQILLKKEENNLPHCLTILTHLLEVCSPKELLVGLLEQVEEAHPDSIAETVILLLQPLQKVLLRLGSRKASSVGMTLSTLLDQVARLPVPQTKEQEEDDVFSLCRCCSALLVFVRPFVEEAKQSRTPKEDELRTELLKFSMKSLCEPLLEVQLKDPETLAESPLRNFATEILGILSDIGESLPDLLSHSLLRRREVPGFLEEEVCYPKESLACLAYLLFVQHIAMDTFPTVFSSVFILQCNMEYINLFLSRTEESRLQKGLDLYEKSLVRVEDNSLPVQLMELKSFFSVPQNLVKVMTLCPIQHLRIKGLKVLQLSIDKFDTEAKYKFFQCMLKTSHHAGVEGYIIKNIKNQIDFAFKPDKGNEWFMGAHLFPLLRQVLCLPQGPETDLLQNLDRVMESLNLLRYLLIRDKAWRNQTGIWTELYKIEDYYMKPLRTGLNMSKAHYEAELQNTKDNSKKTNAKEPQTQESVCSLTVGNEKMPNMTPEMQLQVLHSALHSFDMMESVLARIEEIIEVKEEP from the exons ATGGCTCTAGAACAACTGAGTGATGTCGTCCAGAGATGT CAAGCCATCCAGGGTGACAACTATACGACTGAGGATTATTCCGTGTTCCAGATAGCTGGACGTACCTGtctagaggatggagagagtgcTCAGGTTCTGAGTATTGTCCTAGATGAGGAAAATAAG AACATAGTGAGATGTATGGGCTGGAACCTGCTGGGTCCTCTGGTTCAGATTCTGCTGAAGAAGGAGGAAAATAATCTTCCTCACTGCCTCACCATCCTCACACACCTGCTGGAG GTTTGCAGTCCCAAGGAGCTACTGGTTGGCTTGCTGGAGCAGGTTGAGGAGGCTCACCCTGACTCCATCGCAGAGACCGTCATCCTCCTGCTGCAGCCACTACAGAAAG TGTTGTTGCGGCTGGGCAGCAGGAAGGCCTCCTCGGTGGGCATGACTCTCTCCACTCTGCTGGACCAGGTGGCCAGGCTGCCAGTGCCCCAGAccaaggagcaggaggaggacgaCGTGTTCAGCCTGTGCCGCTGCTGCTCGGCCCTGCTGGTCTTTGTCAGGCCCTTCGTGGAGGAGGCCAAGCAGAGCAGGACGCCCAAAGAGGATGAGCTGAGGACTGAGCTGCTCAAGTT TAGTATGAAGAGTCTTTGTGAGCCTCTTCTGGAGGTGCAGCTGAAGGATCCTGAAACCCTAGCAGAATCTCCCCTCAGGAACTTTGCCACAGAGATTCTG gGCATCCTGTCAGACATCGGGGAGTCCCTCCCTGACCTACTGTCTCACAGcctgctgaggaggagagaggtgccTGGGTTCCTGGAGGAAGAGGTGTGCTACCCCAAAGAGTCTCTGGCCTGCCTGGCCTACCTGCTGTTCGTACAGCACATTGCCATGGATACTTTCCCCACAGTCTTCAG TTCAGTGTTTATTCTTCAGTGTAATATGGAATACATCAACCTCTTCTTGAGCAG AACGGAAGAATCCAGACTGCAGAAAGGACTG GACCTGTATGAAAAGAGCCTGGTTAGGGTTGAGGACAACAGTCTCCCAGTCCAGCTAATGGAGCTCAAATCTTTCTTCAGTGTCCCTCAG AACTTGGTGAAAGTCATGACATTGTGTCCAATTCAGCATTTG AGAATTAAAGGACTAAAAGTACTGCAGTTGAGCATCGATAAATTTGACACGGAAGCCAAATACAAATTCTTCCA GTGTATGCTGAAGACAAGTCACCATGCAGGAGTAGAGGGCTACATCATCAAGAACATCAAAAACCAGATCGACTTTGCCTTTAAG CCGGACAAGGGTAACGAGTGGTTCATGGGGGCACACCTGTTCCCTCTCCTGCGTCAGGTGCTGTGTCTCCCCCAGGGTCCTGAGACCGACCTCCTACAGAACCTGGACAG GGTGATGGAGTCTCTGAACCTGCTGCGCTATTTACTCATCAGAGACAAAGCGTGGAGGAACCAG ACGGGGATCTGGACTGAGCTGTATAAGATTGAGGACTACTACATGAAGCCACTACGCACAGGGTTGAACATGTCCAAAGCCCACTACGAGGCTGAGCTCCAGAACACcaaagacaacagcaagaagaCCAATGCTAAAG AGCCCCAGACCCAGGAGTCAGTGTGCTCTCTGACAGTCGGGAACGAGAAGATGCCAAACATGACGCCAGAGATGCAGCTTCAG GTTCTGCACTCAGCACTGCACTCGTTTGACATGATGGAGAGCGTCCTGGCGAGAATAGAGGAAATCATTGAAGTGAAAGAGGAACCCTGA